A region from the Haliaeetus albicilla chromosome 16, bHalAlb1.1, whole genome shotgun sequence genome encodes:
- the C16H1orf216 gene encoding UPF0500 protein C1orf216 homolog: protein MFAVCAPDTPFRQGRGGLVLGTAVPGAGHGQDSNSNFVGEVCDSNENWSRPAPGSPPEEGSSRSENTTNPSDNLLLLMQRQMVQGQLRDAVPSLGAARPRPPEPGVRSPPEGAEVGGAGGQNAAAEEPAGGCGKPPSSPAEDNGYTSSSLSIDSPDSTCGSSWDPPAAAPLPGSPPQPGAAEPEPGTLFPALAEAVQHLQDKERFKEREKEKHHIQLVMYRRLALLRWIHGLQQKVVDQQNRLQESFDTILDNRKELIRCMQRGPACPAGAAAPSP, encoded by the coding sequence ATGTTTGCCGTCTGCGCGCCGGACACCCCGTTccggcagggccgggggggccTGGTGCTGGGCACGGCTGTCCCGGGGGCCGGGCACGGGCAGGACTCCAACTCCAACTTCGTGGGAGAGGTGTGTGACAGCAATGAGAACTGGAGCCGGCCAGCACCGGGGTCCCCGCCGGAGGAGGGCTCCAGCCGGAGCGAAAACACGACAAATCCGTCCGATAATCTGCTGTTATTAATGCAGAGACAGATGGTCCAGGGCCAGCTTAGGGACGCCGTCCCGAGCCTGGGCGCCGCGCGGCCGCGTCCCCCCGAGCCGGGGGTGCGCAGCCCCCCCGAGGGAGCGGAGgtcggcggggcggggggccaAAACGCCGCCGCCGAGGAGCCGGCTGGGGGATGCGGCAAGCCCCCGAGCTCCCCTGCGGAGGACAACGGCTACACCAGCAGCTCCCTCAGCATCGACAGCCCCGACAGCACCTGCGGGAGCTCCTGGGACCCTCCTGCCgctgcccccctccctgggAGCCCACCCCAGCCAGGGGCGGCCGAGCCCGAGCCGGGGACCCTCTTCCCGGCACTGGCAGAGGCCGTGCAGCACCTCCAGGACAAGGAACGCTTCAAGGAGcgggagaaggagaagcaccACATCCAGCTGGTGATGTACCGGCGCCTGGCCCTGCTGCGTTGGATCCACGGCCTCCAGCAGAAAGTGGTGGACCAGCAGAACCGGCTGCAGGAGAGTTTCGACACCATCCTGGACAACCGCAAGGAGCTCATCCGCTGCATGCAGCGCGGCCCGGCGTGCCCCgccggcgcggccgcccccagcccctga